The following coding sequences lie in one Myxococcus xanthus genomic window:
- a CDS encoding carboxypeptidase regulatory-like domain-containing protein — MTLLVKSLPQDTDVASVTSNEDGFYEVALALGDYRICTTFGRCTDFSVGNNEVVRLDYEMSVGPGWSR, encoded by the coding sequence ATGACCTTGCTGGTCAAGTCCCTGCCCCAGGACACGGACGTGGCTTCCGTGACGTCGAACGAGGACGGCTTCTACGAAGTCGCCCTGGCCTTGGGTGACTATCGAATCTGCACGACGTTCGGGCGTTGCACCGACTTCTCGGTTGGCAACAATGAAGTGGTTCGCCTCGACTACGAGATGTCGGTGGGGCCGGGGTGGTCCAGGTAG
- a CDS encoding DHA2 family efflux MFS transporter permease subunit — MSGFRLALQRLPPPMHSADEPTVPRFWPFMFTLFVGSFMSVLSSSTITIAIPELQRHFGSELSSVQWTLTGFMLAMGTSAPLTGYLGGRFSFKWVYVASLVGFLVASVLCGVAWDTRSLVAFRFIQGAFCGAIMPVTMTLIYQLLPRERHALASSLWALSSMLAPAFGPTLAGWLMTLGNWRWLFFMNVPLGLAAVAMAVRTVPYYRLEVPKAFDFPGLLTVITGTLALLIALSQGRAWGWTDAKTVSLAVLGTVSVVYFVVRQLRTHAPLLDLRVLANGRYVVTLLISSIITISLYSGAFLIPLFLQEIQGVTPLKTGLILLPASLAMALLMPLVGRMYGKLGPSTLMTAGVLLIAGGTYALSRLTPDVSHTYVLMWMLVRNVGISLSIMPASNAGMEQLSRELSGHASAISNWLRNVFGAFSIAIFTSLLSTFAAREAQVLARKGMTERRHIEVLSFVTGINHVYLVATAIALVAVPLSLMVRKHVRGLEASQETR, encoded by the coding sequence ATGAGTGGCTTCCGTCTCGCGCTCCAGCGCCTGCCGCCGCCCATGCACTCCGCCGACGAGCCGACAGTTCCCCGCTTCTGGCCGTTCATGTTCACCCTGTTTGTCGGGTCGTTCATGTCGGTGCTGAGCTCCAGCACGATCACCATCGCCATTCCCGAGCTCCAGCGGCACTTCGGGTCGGAGCTGTCCTCGGTGCAGTGGACCCTGACGGGCTTCATGCTCGCCATGGGAACGAGCGCCCCGCTCACCGGCTATCTGGGCGGACGCTTCAGCTTCAAGTGGGTTTACGTGGCCAGCCTGGTGGGCTTCCTCGTGGCCTCCGTGCTGTGTGGGGTGGCCTGGGACACGCGCTCGTTGGTGGCCTTCCGGTTCATTCAGGGCGCGTTCTGTGGCGCCATCATGCCGGTGACGATGACGCTCATCTACCAACTGCTGCCGCGTGAACGGCATGCGCTGGCCTCGAGCCTCTGGGCCCTGTCCTCCATGCTCGCTCCTGCCTTCGGCCCCACGCTGGCGGGCTGGCTGATGACGCTGGGCAACTGGCGGTGGTTGTTCTTCATGAACGTGCCGCTGGGCCTCGCCGCCGTGGCGATGGCGGTGCGGACCGTTCCCTACTACCGCCTGGAGGTCCCGAAGGCGTTCGACTTCCCCGGGCTGCTCACCGTCATCACCGGAACGCTGGCGCTGCTGATCGCCTTGAGTCAGGGACGGGCCTGGGGATGGACGGATGCGAAGACGGTGTCGCTGGCCGTGCTGGGGACGGTGTCAGTCGTCTACTTCGTCGTCCGCCAGCTGAGGACGCATGCGCCGCTGCTCGACCTGCGGGTGTTGGCCAACGGCCGCTACGTGGTGACGTTGCTCATCTCGAGCATCATCACCATCAGCCTGTATTCAGGCGCGTTCCTCATCCCGTTGTTCCTCCAGGAAATCCAGGGCGTGACGCCGCTGAAGACGGGGTTGATTCTCCTTCCGGCCTCCCTGGCCATGGCGCTCCTGATGCCCCTGGTCGGACGCATGTACGGCAAGCTCGGGCCGAGCACGCTCATGACGGCGGGCGTATTGCTGATTGCGGGCGGCACGTATGCCTTGAGCCGCCTGACGCCGGACGTCTCCCACACCTATGTGCTGATGTGGATGCTGGTCCGGAACGTCGGCATCTCGCTCTCCATCATGCCGGCCAGCAACGCGGGCATGGAGCAGCTTTCCCGCGAGCTGAGTGGCCACGCCTCGGCCATCAGCAACTGGCTGCGAAACGTGTTCGGGGCCTTCTCGATTGCCATCTTCACGTCGCTCCTCTCCACCTTCGCGGCCCGGGAGGCACAGGTGCTCGCGCGGAAGGGGATGACGGAGCGCCGTCACATCGAGGTGCTCTCGTTTGTGACGGGCATCAACCACGTGTACCTGGTGGCCACGGCCATTGCCCTGGTGGCCGTGCCCCTGAGCCTGATGGTCCGCAAGCACGTGCGCGGGCTGGAGGCCTCCCAGGAAACTCGCTAG
- a CDS encoding polysaccharide deacetylase family protein, with protein MSLLTLSFDNGPDPEVTPRVLDVLASHDITAQFFVLGKQLVTEEGRCLVARARDAGHLIGNHSFTHAIPLGEDPRPDAVEAEIAATDALLAPLVPAPKWFRPFGGGGKLGPHLLSQRAVDHLVRHRYSCVLWNSVPGDWLDPTGWPERALADCAAQPHTLMVLHDIPNASLHALDGFIRRAKDQGLRFTPERPSDCVPILEGRITRDITGLVAPGA; from the coding sequence GTGAGCCTCCTCACGCTCTCGTTCGACAACGGGCCCGACCCCGAGGTGACGCCTCGGGTGCTCGATGTCCTGGCGTCGCACGACATCACCGCGCAGTTCTTCGTGCTGGGAAAGCAGCTCGTCACGGAGGAAGGGCGGTGCCTTGTCGCGCGTGCTCGGGACGCGGGGCACCTCATCGGCAATCACTCCTTCACCCACGCCATCCCGCTGGGAGAGGACCCGCGCCCGGACGCGGTGGAGGCGGAAATCGCGGCCACCGACGCGCTGCTCGCGCCGCTCGTCCCCGCCCCCAAGTGGTTCCGGCCTTTCGGGGGTGGCGGCAAGCTGGGCCCACACCTCCTGAGCCAGCGCGCCGTCGACCATCTGGTCCGGCACCGCTATTCGTGCGTCCTCTGGAACAGCGTCCCCGGCGACTGGCTCGACCCCACGGGATGGCCGGAGAGGGCGCTGGCGGACTGCGCGGCACAGCCCCACACGCTGATGGTCCTGCATGACATCCCCAACGCGTCCCTTCATGCGCTCGACGGCTTCATCCGCCGGGCGAAGGACCAGGGCCTGCGCTTCACGCCGGAGCGCCCGAGCGACTGCGTGCCCATCCTGGAGGGGCGAATCACGCGCGACATCACAGGACTGGTGGCGCCTGGCGCGTGA
- a CDS encoding VOC family protein: MSTQAKLPGRLHHTAYVTRDLEATRKFYEELVGLPLVATWCESDELFGAVRTYCHTFFELADGSALAFFQFEKQEDQELFGPQMPDSPFHHIALDVTLETQRGIEERLRAAGYTEPGMYVLEHGYCRSLYVKDPNGMIVEFTYDSPDAVKPELVQARRARAHQELARWLAGDRASNNVFR; the protein is encoded by the coding sequence ATGTCCACGCAAGCGAAACTGCCCGGCCGACTTCACCACACGGCGTATGTGACTCGGGACTTGGAGGCGACGCGGAAGTTCTACGAGGAGCTGGTTGGCCTGCCCCTCGTCGCGACCTGGTGCGAATCGGACGAGCTGTTCGGCGCCGTCCGCACCTACTGTCACACCTTCTTCGAGCTCGCGGACGGCAGCGCGCTCGCGTTCTTCCAGTTCGAGAAGCAGGAGGACCAGGAGCTGTTCGGACCGCAAATGCCGGACTCGCCCTTCCACCACATCGCCCTGGACGTCACGCTCGAAACCCAGCGCGGCATCGAGGAGCGCCTGCGGGCCGCGGGCTACACGGAGCCTGGCATGTACGTGCTCGAGCACGGATACTGCCGCTCGCTCTACGTGAAGGACCCCAACGGGATGATTGTCGAGTTCACCTACGACAGCCCGGACGCCGTGAAGCCCGAGCTCGTACAGGCCCGCCGCGCCAGGGCCCACCAGGAGTTGGCGCGCTGGCTCGCCGGGGACCGCGCTTCCAACAACGTGTTCCGGTGA
- a CDS encoding fumarylacetoacetate hydrolase family protein produces the protein MRIASILVRDEPALGVRAAKGMVNVTALDPSVGTSLRALLERGPDALAALAKRVSEATAPQVLSDSEFRYRPLVPEPSKFLCLGLNYVAHAAEATYETPRHPVVFTRLPSSLLAHEEPMVVPTCSNQLDYEAELAVVVGRPGRNIPRERALEWVAGYTLFNDGSIRDYQKRTHQWTVGKNFDGTGPLGPELVTPDELPEGARGLRIQMRVGGEILQDATTSDMIFDVATVIADLSEAMTLQPGDVIAMGTPSGVGAARKPPRFLRAGEVCEVSVERIGVLRNPIADAAPVHTGTPPAQAAK, from the coding sequence ATGCGGATTGCTTCGATTCTGGTGAGGGATGAGCCTGCGCTGGGTGTGCGCGCGGCCAAGGGGATGGTGAATGTGACGGCGCTCGACCCATCCGTCGGGACTTCACTGCGCGCGCTGCTGGAGCGAGGCCCGGACGCGCTCGCGGCCCTGGCGAAGCGCGTGTCGGAAGCGACGGCCCCCCAGGTACTGTCCGACTCGGAGTTCCGCTACCGGCCGCTCGTTCCCGAACCGAGCAAGTTCCTCTGCCTTGGCCTGAACTACGTCGCGCATGCGGCGGAGGCCACCTACGAGACGCCTCGGCACCCGGTGGTCTTCACGCGCCTCCCGTCGAGTCTCCTGGCCCATGAGGAGCCCATGGTGGTGCCCACCTGCTCGAACCAGCTCGACTACGAGGCCGAGCTGGCCGTGGTGGTGGGGCGCCCCGGACGCAACATCCCTCGCGAGCGCGCGCTGGAGTGGGTGGCGGGGTACACGCTCTTCAACGACGGCTCGATTCGCGACTACCAGAAGCGCACCCACCAGTGGACCGTCGGGAAGAACTTCGACGGGACGGGCCCCCTGGGCCCGGAGCTCGTCACGCCCGATGAGCTGCCCGAGGGCGCCCGCGGCCTCCGTATCCAGATGCGCGTGGGCGGAGAAATCCTCCAGGACGCGACCACGTCGGACATGATTTTCGACGTCGCCACCGTCATCGCGGACCTCTCCGAGGCCATGACGCTCCAGCCGGGAGACGTCATCGCCATGGGCACGCCCAGCGGCGTGGGCGCCGCCCGCAAGCCGCCGCGGTTCCTCCGCGCCGGTGAGGTGTGCGAGGTCTCCGTCGAGCGGATTGGCGTCCTGCGCAACCCCATCGCCGACGCAGCCCCCGTGCATACAGGTACGCCGCCCGCGCAGGCGGCGAAGTAA
- a CDS encoding GntR family transcriptional regulator, which produces MAAPSRIRGPVPEPTLASAVVDRLRGDILDGVLPPGEKLRLEHLAPRYGVGRTPLREACCRLASEGLVTIVDQRGFRVAPISRADLLDLTRTRQQIETLALRAAIAHGDIAWEGEVTAALHRLQRRAPASGSGTLDDTWELEHARFHATLLSACGSPWLLKFHATLFDQTERYRRLAQAYGKAGRSVEDEHSSLVKATLDRNAERACALLTEHIARTTELVLAGHPGLRAAGTATQAALPTKNRSPRAKD; this is translated from the coding sequence ATGGCTGCTCCATCCCGCATTCGTGGTCCGGTGCCCGAACCCACGCTCGCCTCGGCGGTCGTGGACCGGCTGCGTGGTGACATCCTCGATGGGGTATTGCCGCCGGGGGAGAAGCTTCGGCTCGAACACCTGGCGCCACGCTACGGTGTCGGGCGGACGCCGCTTCGCGAGGCGTGCTGTCGTCTTGCGTCCGAGGGGCTCGTCACCATCGTGGACCAGCGCGGCTTCCGGGTGGCGCCCATCTCCCGGGCTGACTTGCTGGACCTGACGCGGACGCGGCAGCAGATCGAGACGCTCGCGCTTCGCGCCGCCATCGCTCACGGCGACATCGCCTGGGAGGGCGAGGTGACCGCGGCCCTCCATCGCCTTCAGCGGCGGGCGCCTGCGTCCGGGAGCGGAACGCTCGACGACACCTGGGAACTCGAGCATGCGCGCTTCCATGCGACTTTGCTGAGTGCGTGCGGATCGCCGTGGCTTCTCAAGTTCCATGCGACCTTGTTCGACCAGACGGAGCGCTACCGCCGGCTCGCGCAGGCGTACGGCAAGGCGGGGCGGAGCGTGGAGGATGAGCACTCCTCCCTGGTGAAGGCCACGTTGGATCGGAACGCGGAGCGGGCCTGTGCGCTGCTGACCGAGCACATCGCGCGGACGACCGAGCTTGTCCTCGCGGGTCATCCGGGATTGCGCGCGGCGGGTACTGCGACTCAGGCGGCTTTGCCGACAAAAAACCGGAGCCCCCGCGCGAAGGATTGA
- a CDS encoding alpha/beta fold hydrolase has protein sequence MLFLHGIAQSRQSWHGVLDGRLAQDHRLVALDLRGHGDSDKPEGDAPYVDGAHFAGDLSAVIGQLGLQKPVVVAWSYGGVVAGDYLRHRGDSELGGLFFVAASVRTGKPARALFGPGMMSNARGLLSEDPAIYEATARAFIEACSVQRLDASRAEEALRAMLRVPPHVRRALLSRVEDYSVELARCSRPVATLHGELDQVVLPAMSSEVVLACAREGRGTWLPGVGHLPFLEATAEFEAALAAFVKATRD, from the coding sequence GTGCTCTTTCTGCATGGCATTGCGCAGAGCCGCCAGAGCTGGCACGGCGTGCTCGACGGGCGGTTGGCGCAAGACCACCGCCTGGTCGCGCTCGACCTTCGGGGGCACGGTGACTCGGACAAGCCCGAGGGCGACGCTCCGTATGTGGACGGCGCTCACTTCGCGGGCGACCTCTCGGCGGTCATCGGGCAGCTCGGTCTGCAGAAGCCCGTGGTGGTGGCCTGGTCGTATGGCGGCGTCGTTGCCGGCGACTATCTCCGGCACCGAGGCGATAGCGAGCTGGGTGGCCTCTTCTTCGTGGCCGCCTCCGTCAGGACGGGGAAGCCTGCGCGAGCGTTGTTCGGGCCGGGGATGATGTCCAACGCGCGAGGGCTCCTATCGGAGGACCCGGCCATCTATGAGGCCACGGCGCGGGCGTTCATCGAGGCGTGCTCGGTGCAACGACTCGACGCATCTCGGGCCGAGGAGGCCCTTCGCGCGATGCTGCGTGTACCTCCGCATGTCCGCCGTGCACTCCTTTCACGGGTGGAGGACTACTCGGTGGAGTTGGCACGATGCAGCCGGCCGGTGGCGACGCTCCATGGCGAGCTCGACCAGGTGGTCCTTCCGGCCATGAGTTCGGAGGTGGTGCTCGCGTGCGCACGTGAGGGGCGGGGCACGTGGCTCCCTGGCGTGGGGCACCTGCCGTTCCTGGAAGCGACGGCGGAGTTCGAGGCCGCGCTCGCGGCGTTCGTGAAGGCGACGCGCGATTGA
- a CDS encoding dienelactone hydrolase family protein gives MHASTPDSTADDPLDDFARRPLTLNAATRTVYVAGHGPAVIVMAEMPGISPHVARFARWVRDAGFTVYMPSLFGRDGAYPRAEEGRAILQRACVSAEFRAFAANESSPVTQWLRALASLAHEECGGPGVGAIGMCFTGNFALSMMLERAMLAPVVCQPSLPLSDTGGIQMAPDELAAVKERLERDDLTVLAYRFEGDRFCTAQRFQAYSAALGARFVPRVLPASSANPTPPPFFAEVVGCAHSVVTAHLIDAEGEPTRAARDEILAFFAQRLGRAGAPSTT, from the coding sequence ATGCACGCATCCACACCTGACTCCACGGCCGACGACCCGCTGGATGACTTCGCCCGACGCCCCCTCACCCTCAACGCCGCCACGCGGACGGTCTACGTTGCCGGCCACGGCCCCGCCGTCATCGTCATGGCCGAGATGCCAGGCATCAGCCCACACGTCGCCCGCTTCGCGCGTTGGGTGCGTGACGCGGGCTTCACCGTCTACATGCCTTCGCTCTTCGGCAGGGACGGTGCCTACCCTCGCGCGGAGGAGGGGCGCGCCATCCTGCAACGCGCCTGCGTGAGCGCGGAGTTCCGAGCGTTCGCGGCGAATGAGTCGAGCCCCGTGACGCAGTGGCTGCGTGCCCTGGCAAGCCTCGCACATGAGGAGTGTGGTGGTCCGGGGGTCGGCGCGATTGGGATGTGCTTCACGGGGAACTTCGCGCTCTCCATGATGCTCGAACGCGCAATGCTCGCTCCCGTCGTGTGTCAGCCGTCGCTGCCCCTGAGCGATACCGGCGGGATTCAGATGGCGCCTGACGAGCTCGCCGCTGTGAAGGAGCGCCTCGAACGTGACGACCTGACGGTGCTCGCCTATCGGTTCGAGGGCGACCGATTCTGCACGGCGCAGCGATTCCAGGCGTATTCGGCCGCGCTCGGAGCTCGCTTCGTTCCCAGGGTGCTGCCTGCGTCCTCCGCGAACCCGACGCCTCCCCCCTTCTTCGCGGAAGTCGTCGGGTGTGCCCACAGCGTCGTGACAGCCCATCTCATCGACGCGGAGGGGGAACCCACTCGCGCGGCGCGAGACGAAATCCTCGCCTTCTTCGCCCAGCGACTGGGACGCGCGGGAGCACCAAGCACGACGTGA
- a CDS encoding GlxA family transcriptional regulator, with amino-acid sequence MITHVVFDGVAEGSLGVGLDVVDTAARLVEAGLASVPRGAQVLRQRVVSLDGQPVRSGTGRSVSVDGALSLRGVKAGDVLLVPGLSAASERAIERLLSRTDAARGITLLARAAAKGAMVAASCSATFVLAASGLLAGRSATTTWWLVPSFVRRFPGVALQPDRMVVESDGILTAGSAFAHADLMLAIVARVASPSLAHLVARYLVLDERVSQARYMVMEHLRVSDPALRAVERFVAANLGRQLALDELARAAATSTRTLARRVQAGLGMTPLEFVQRVRIAHASHLLETTQASVEEVAARVGYADTAAFRRVFRRYAGETPRGRSSSSRSRRSPLKSRDSPAP; translated from the coding sequence GTGATTACGCATGTCGTGTTCGATGGCGTGGCAGAGGGCTCGCTGGGCGTGGGGCTCGACGTGGTCGACACGGCCGCGCGACTCGTCGAGGCAGGGCTCGCCTCGGTTCCACGAGGCGCCCAGGTCTTGCGTCAGCGGGTGGTGTCGCTCGACGGTCAGCCGGTCCGCTCGGGGACGGGACGCTCCGTCTCCGTGGACGGCGCGCTGAGCCTCCGGGGTGTGAAGGCGGGAGACGTGTTGCTGGTGCCTGGACTCTCCGCGGCGAGCGAGCGCGCCATCGAGCGGCTGCTCTCGCGGACCGATGCGGCGCGTGGCATCACGTTGCTCGCGCGCGCGGCGGCGAAAGGCGCCATGGTCGCGGCCTCGTGCTCCGCGACCTTCGTTCTCGCGGCGTCCGGCCTCCTCGCGGGGCGGAGCGCGACGACGACCTGGTGGCTGGTCCCCTCGTTCGTGCGTCGCTTCCCCGGGGTCGCCCTCCAGCCGGATCGGATGGTTGTCGAGAGCGACGGCATCCTCACGGCGGGCTCGGCCTTCGCGCACGCGGACCTGATGCTGGCCATCGTCGCGCGGGTCGCGAGCCCATCGCTCGCGCACCTGGTGGCCCGCTACCTCGTGCTCGACGAGCGTGTCTCACAGGCCAGGTACATGGTGATGGAGCACCTACGCGTCTCGGACCCGGCGCTTCGTGCCGTGGAGCGATTCGTCGCCGCGAACCTGGGACGGCAACTGGCGCTCGATGAACTCGCCCGTGCCGCTGCCACCTCCACGCGTACGCTCGCGCGGCGGGTGCAGGCTGGCCTAGGCATGACGCCGCTCGAGTTCGTGCAGCGGGTGCGCATCGCTCACGCCTCCCACCTTCTCGAGACGACCCAGGCGTCGGTCGAAGAAGTCGCTGCCCGGGTGGGGTATGCGGACACCGCGGCGTTCCGCCGAGTGTTCCGGCGGTACGCGGGTGAGACGCCACGAGGAAGGAGCAGCAGTTCGCGCTCCCGGCGCTCACCGCTGAAATCGCGCGACTCACCGGCACCATGA
- a CDS encoding Ig-like domain-containing protein, with amino-acid sequence MAGLWAAVLGALLLTGCTKDGAPEAGTGAVLRAVTSPVTVSEAVAITSQGMTQNGAAHRNQVLLGVFQTEDYEVEALLRFPQTGVPAGAVVQSATLRFAVETYTSDFSIRGAYVQAPWNLVASGLGWQFRDDGLEWDRLGAAGQGTDLVAGLSFEVSTFPGTVSVHEVPLDVAVVQSWVDDPSTNQGVMLANSRIGKVAKVFTSLATQPERRPLLTIEYTPPAPRSDTTPPSVAITSPAAGATVQGVVGIAVDASDNVGVASVQLRIDGRDLDSTQLDTRLFRNGNHSLTAHARDAAGNLTTSAPVLVTVANAVVDTTPPEVQVTAPVAGETVSGPFTVRMSASDNVGVTRVHVELDGVQVGAADVAAPWSVTLDTEALQPYGLRHLTAVACDAAGNVTVSAPVSVNVSAPPPDVTPPQVRIVAPESGVTVGGTLQVRVDAHDNVRIAGVQLQVNGQDFGGEDLSYPYWINVSTTLLGDGTFPVTAVARDRAGNRTTSAPVMLTIANGPPVVLDIPVAHPRVWFTADRLARAQAYFAQHPYTPVANVQAPEQAIDAAMHSLLTGTQASCRAAIDWAVRTEIPISENTVSSDPARWYGEAVILTYDWCFAHLLPAERTLLVNRWNFAIEALNANPWGGIGMEGNNYYTGYFRNALLWAIASWHENQPFANELLQYAMKSRWAFSLRPYLDGPGAGGAPHEGSTYGRRTFGYMTVPFTTLGLYGHDMWNQTDYFMASVFWSIYSTTPGPSRRGQFQLFETFPFNDDERWLNRWNPSNTAQTSLGSYFAPLIEEWSDQPVAGYAKRFLELTGHPIDDRLIRYVYSDTLAAVPSRDLAELPLDYHAPGLGMVYAKTAWAPDATLVNLQFGVTANAGHEHRDSGNFQVWRAGEFLTRETVGYANSIVGYAGGAAVDCASPVAHNTLLFEGLGTVGYYHHAPRMLRLESSSVASYAAVDLTGVYDLNAEWAHREAEVGNPHAGRVVRETLFVRPLDTLIVFDRLESARDDATVAKTFLIHFPEPPVLMGNTWSASSSGQQLRVSTLVPANPVRRIVDERGPVRGDGTYPYPVGQFRGEIETRGEVVSHFLHVVQAKAVADSAALQLTLDETTTAYSVTLSHPTRGSAVVRFEKGIESTGGSFGYAASGAATPAPLRAGVQGMTVTPSGPVWGP; translated from the coding sequence GTGGCTGGGTTGTGGGCCGCGGTGCTTGGCGCGCTCTTGCTCACGGGCTGCACGAAGGATGGTGCGCCGGAGGCCGGCACGGGGGCCGTGCTGCGGGCTGTGACCTCGCCGGTGACTGTGTCAGAGGCGGTGGCCATCACCAGCCAAGGCATGACGCAGAACGGCGCGGCGCATCGCAATCAGGTGCTGCTCGGGGTGTTCCAGACCGAGGACTATGAGGTCGAGGCCTTGTTGCGCTTCCCGCAGACGGGCGTGCCGGCTGGGGCGGTGGTGCAGAGCGCGACGCTGCGCTTCGCGGTGGAGACCTACACCAGTGACTTCTCGATTCGAGGCGCGTACGTGCAGGCGCCCTGGAACCTGGTGGCCAGCGGACTGGGATGGCAGTTTCGCGACGACGGGCTGGAGTGGGACCGGCTGGGGGCGGCCGGGCAGGGGACGGACCTGGTTGCCGGTTTGTCGTTCGAGGTCTCCACGTTTCCGGGCACGGTGAGCGTGCACGAGGTGCCACTCGACGTGGCGGTGGTGCAGTCGTGGGTCGACGACCCGTCGACCAACCAGGGCGTGATGTTGGCGAACTCGAGGATTGGGAAGGTGGCCAAGGTCTTCACCAGCCTGGCCACCCAGCCTGAGCGTCGGCCGCTCCTCACGATTGAGTACACCCCGCCTGCGCCGCGCAGCGATACCACGCCTCCATCCGTTGCAATCACGTCGCCCGCGGCGGGCGCGACGGTGCAGGGCGTGGTCGGCATCGCCGTGGACGCGAGCGACAACGTCGGTGTGGCCAGCGTGCAGCTGCGCATCGACGGCCGCGACCTTGACTCGACGCAGCTCGACACCCGCCTGTTCCGCAATGGCAACCATTCGTTGACCGCGCACGCGCGCGACGCCGCCGGCAACCTCACCACCTCGGCGCCGGTCCTCGTCACCGTCGCCAACGCGGTTGTCGACACCACGCCTCCCGAGGTGCAGGTGACCGCGCCCGTTGCGGGAGAGACGGTCAGCGGTCCCTTCACGGTGCGGATGAGCGCGAGCGACAACGTGGGCGTCACCCGGGTCCACGTCGAACTCGACGGCGTTCAGGTCGGCGCGGCGGACGTGGCCGCACCCTGGTCGGTGACGCTCGACACCGAGGCGCTCCAGCCCTATGGGCTCAGGCATCTGACCGCGGTGGCTTGCGATGCCGCTGGCAATGTCACCGTCTCCGCGCCGGTATCCGTCAACGTGAGCGCGCCCCCTCCCGACGTCACGCCGCCCCAGGTCCGAATCGTCGCGCCCGAGAGCGGCGTGACGGTGGGCGGTACCCTCCAAGTCAGGGTCGACGCCCATGACAATGTGAGGATTGCTGGCGTGCAGTTGCAGGTGAACGGACAGGACTTCGGGGGCGAAGACCTCAGCTATCCCTATTGGATCAACGTCTCCACCACCCTGCTGGGTGACGGCACCTTCCCGGTGACGGCGGTGGCGCGGGACCGCGCCGGCAACCGGACCACCTCGGCGCCAGTCATGTTGACCATCGCCAACGGGCCGCCCGTGGTGCTCGATATCCCGGTGGCGCATCCTCGGGTGTGGTTCACGGCGGACCGGCTTGCCCGGGCCCAGGCGTACTTCGCGCAGCACCCGTACACGCCCGTCGCGAACGTGCAAGCGCCCGAGCAGGCCATCGATGCGGCGATGCACTCGCTGCTCACCGGTACCCAGGCGTCATGCCGCGCCGCGATTGACTGGGCGGTACGCACCGAGATTCCCATCTCCGAGAACACGGTGTCGAGCGATCCAGCCCGCTGGTACGGCGAGGCGGTCATCCTCACCTACGACTGGTGTTTCGCCCACCTGCTTCCGGCGGAGCGCACGCTCCTGGTCAACCGGTGGAACTTCGCCATCGAGGCGCTCAACGCCAATCCGTGGGGCGGCATCGGCATGGAGGGCAACAACTACTACACGGGGTACTTCCGCAACGCGCTCCTGTGGGCCATTGCCAGCTGGCATGAAAACCAGCCGTTCGCCAACGAGCTCCTGCAGTACGCGATGAAATCACGCTGGGCCTTCTCGCTGCGGCCCTATCTGGATGGGCCGGGGGCGGGCGGCGCGCCGCACGAGGGCTCGACCTACGGCCGCCGGACGTTCGGCTACATGACGGTGCCGTTCACCACGCTGGGCCTGTATGGCCACGACATGTGGAACCAGACCGACTACTTCATGGCGTCGGTCTTCTGGTCCATCTACTCGACCACGCCGGGGCCCAGCCGGAGGGGCCAGTTCCAGCTGTTCGAGACCTTCCCATTCAATGACGACGAGCGTTGGCTGAACCGGTGGAATCCCAGCAACACCGCGCAGACGTCGCTGGGCAGCTACTTCGCCCCGCTCATCGAGGAGTGGTCGGACCAGCCCGTCGCGGGTTATGCCAAACGCTTCCTGGAGCTCACCGGCCATCCGATTGACGACCGTCTCATCCGGTACGTCTACAGCGACACGCTGGCGGCGGTGCCGTCACGTGACCTCGCGGAGTTGCCGCTCGACTACCACGCACCTGGACTGGGCATGGTGTACGCCAAGACGGCGTGGGCGCCCGATGCGACCCTGGTCAACCTGCAGTTCGGTGTGACGGCCAACGCGGGCCATGAGCACCGTGACTCCGGCAACTTCCAGGTGTGGCGCGCGGGCGAGTTCCTGACCCGCGAGACGGTGGGCTACGCCAACTCCATCGTCGGATACGCCGGTGGCGCGGCGGTCGACTGCGCATCACCCGTGGCGCACAACACGCTCTTGTTCGAGGGGCTGGGCACGGTCGGCTACTACCACCACGCGCCGCGAATGCTGCGCCTGGAGTCGTCGTCAGTGGCGAGCTACGCCGCGGTCGACCTCACCGGCGTGTATGACTTGAACGCCGAGTGGGCCCACCGAGAGGCCGAGGTCGGCAACCCGCACGCGGGCCGGGTGGTGCGTGAGACCTTGTTCGTGCGTCCGCTCGACACCCTGATTGTGTTCGACCGGCTCGAAAGCGCACGGGATGACGCCACGGTTGCCAAGACCTTCTTGATTCATTTCCCGGAGCCCCCGGTGCTCATGGGCAACACCTGGTCCGCGAGCAGTAGCGGGCAGCAGCTGCGGGTCAGTACCCTGGTTCCAGCCAATCCGGTCCGGCGAATCGTCGACGAGCGCGGCCCGGTGCGCGGCGATGGCACCTACCCGTACCCGGTGGGCCAGTTCCGTGGAGAGATTGAGACCCGCGGGGAGGTGGTGAGTCACTTCCTTCACGTCGTGCAGGCCAAGGCTGTGGCCGACAGCGCGGCGCTGCAGCTCACGCTCGACGAGACGACGACCGCGTACAGCGTGACGTTGAGTCACCCAACCCGCGGAAGCGCGGTGGTCCGCTTCGAGAAGGGGATTGAGAGCACAGGCGGCAGCTTCGGCTACGCCGCCAGCGGCGCGGCCACCCCGGCGCCGCTGCGCGCGGGGGTGCAGGGGATGACTGTCACTCCAAGCGGGCCCGTGTGGGGCCCGTGA